A section of the Aquificaceae bacterium genome encodes:
- a CDS encoding NADH-quinone oxidoreductase subunit L → KPLHTTFKEQFFTERLYHKVLAGGYLFYSKILYMTAERQLIDGLVNATYPVARGAGSVLRMLQAGKLNLYALFMAFGFLALLFITILWR, encoded by the coding sequence AAGCCTTTGCATACTACCTTCAAAGAGCAGTTCTTTACTGAAAGGCTTTACCATAAAGTCTTGGCAGGTGGCTACCTCTTCTACTCTAAAATACTTTACATGACCGCAGAAAGACAGCTCATAGACGGGCTTGTAAATGCCACCTATCCAGTGGCGAGGGGTGCAGGAAGTGTCCTTAGAATGCTTCAAGCAGGCAAGTTAAACCTTTATGCCTTGTTTATGGCTTTTGGCTTTTTGGCTTTGCTTTTCATAACAATTTTGTGGAGGTAA